Below is a window of Paraburkholderia azotifigens DNA.
TCGCCGAAACGCAGAGCTTCAAGGAAGTCGCAGCCAGGTGCGGCTGGCAGATGGTGATGACGGACGCCAACGGCTCGAACTCGAAACAGGTATCGGACATCCAGAGCATGATCGCGCAGCACGTCGATCTGCTCGTGTTCCCGCCGCGTGAAGAGAAGCCGCTCGCACCCGTCGTGCTGCAGGCGAAGAAGGCGGGCATTCCCGTGATCCTCGTCGACCGCAACGTCGATCAATCCGTGGCGAAGGCGGGCCGCGACTACATCACGTTCATCGGTTCGGACTTCATCGACCAGGGCCACCGCGCCGCCGACTGGCTCGTCAAGGCGACGGGCGGCAAGGCGAAGATCATCGAACTCGAAGGCACGACGGGCGCGTCCGCCGCGAACGACCGCAAGAAGGGCTTCGACGAAGTGATCGCGAAGAATCCGGGCATGTCGATCATCGCGTCGCAAAGCGGCGACTTCGCGCGCGACAAGGGCCGCCAGGTGATGGAAACGCTGTTGCAGGCGCATCCCGATGTGACGGCCGTGTACGCGCACAACGACGAGATGGCGCTCGGCGCGATCGCCGCGATCAAGGCGGCCGGCAAGCAGCCGGGCAAGGATATCCAGATCGTCACGATCGACGGCACGATGGGCGGCCTCGACGCGATCGCGGCGGGCGAACTCGGCGCGAGCGTGCAATCGAGCCCGTTCTTCGGCCCGCTCGCCTGTGATGTCGCGCAGAAA
It encodes the following:
- a CDS encoding ABC transporter substrate-binding protein, yielding MASHNRDSRRQRLQPLAAAWLAIAMGFGMASAQADDLPKIPNKKPLKVGFAQTESNNPWRLAETQSFKEVAARCGWQMVMTDANGSNSKQVSDIQSMIAQHVDLLVFPPREEKPLAPVVLQAKKAGIPVILVDRNVDQSVAKAGRDYITFIGSDFIDQGHRAADWLVKATGGKAKIIELEGTTGASAANDRKKGFDEVIAKNPGMSIIASQSGDFARDKGRQVMETLLQAHPDVTAVYAHNDEMALGAIAAIKAAGKQPGKDIQIVTIDGTMGGLDAIAAGELGASVQSSPFFGPLACDVAQKFAKGEKVPTWVKVSDRFYDKGNVQESMQYGY